atgGTTTGAATATGACCTCAGACCTTTTTTGGGCATCAAAATGTGAATATGCTTAACCATAGCAATAGTATTATTTACTTTGGAGCAATGGAGATCAGTAAGAATCAGTTTGCAAAACTTCTGATAAAGTTGTAAAGGTCAGTTTGTACCAGAAATATTATATTTCCTGTATGAATGCTGAGTTTACGTTATGGGATATGTGTCCCAAGGACCAATCAGAGCCACTGGGCGTGGTATAGATGATGACAATGAGCAACACAAATCTGACTTGTGAGCGAAGGGAACTTTGTCTGCCGAGACATCTTCCAATATTGTACAATGTAATTAGGAAAAATTATGGTTTTAGCTATTTTAAGCCTATTTCAATGTGCCGCATCAAGAATTTGCAATTAGTGTACATATTTACAAATGTGAGGACAGACTGCGATAGTCTTACAGCTCTGAAAACTAGTGTAAAGACAATAAATTataatttctcctttttcttatattttagtTTCCATTGTGGTGGAAAGTGCAGCAGTCCGGGATGACTCAAAAGCTGACCCTCCTAAAGGTGATACCTGTTCAACCTCTTTTGGCAATTTCACATAACTTTACTCCACCTGTCGTCCTTATGTGACCTTCATCTTCTGACCTCTGGCTTTTAGGGCCAGCACAGCAGGTGTTCATGCCCGAGTCGGACGCATCCAACTTTTTCAAACGCCGCAGTCGCCGCTCAGCCCGATACTATGCTGAGCTCCAAGGTAAGCCCTTTAGTATcagttttacatatttattaagATATAACGGGCAGAAATCCTGCAGGATCAGGAGTAAAGCGTGGGCTCTGTGGCTTGAAAAGAGGggctatatttatttatatttggtGGCATGTCTGGTTTATTTGCTGTATTGTTTTCTGAGTGGTTTATGTGGCCGCATTTCAGACAGCCTAAAATAAAGAATGTTTGGCCTCCTGTAGACAGCTcgcgtgtgtgagcgtgtgcgttGGTTTGCTGGTTTGTAGTTGGACTCTGAAGTCGATATGGTTTGAGGTTCTGACTGCAAGCTGTGAAAGATCAAGAGAAAAATAGGAAGGGAGTAATGGAAACTCAAGCAGGTGTACAGTAGCAGCTCTTAAatctcacactcaaacacacacacacacacacacacacgactcaAGCTGGAGGCTGTAGCGGGAGTCACAGGGTAGTATGGAGAAGGTTCTTACTCTCTCAGTTTCTGGATACAATAAAATCATTCTTTCAGGACCACTGCAAGCATCCTGTCCGATACACAACGCCAAAAGCACTCAAACCACCAAACATACAAATGAGAAGCCAGATAGGACAATtctgcaaacacaaaggaaCTTAGCTTATTATACTCTATCTGCAAAATAACttttcaaaaactaaaaaacaggATTCCTCTATTCCTTTAgctgagataaaaacaaaataatgctAAACTTAACAAATATTTTCGAATCACAGTGAAGTATATCCTTGTTAATTTAtgactgttgctgctggaaAACCAATCAGAGAAGCCCATGTGTGCCCCTCAGCAGGCCTCCCGAGACTGGCTGTGGGTCATTTCACCTTGCCATCAGAGCACCAAACAGGCCCACattcttggaaaaaaaataaaacactaaaaaggCTGATTatgtttcttttcagttcagttcatgaGAACATTGGGGAGCAATTATGTGACTGTTTGTAAGGACTTTATTTTGCCAAAAAAGTGTTGCAGAGGTTATAGGTCTGAATGCAATGTCTGTGGTTCCATGATAACAAATGCAATTTATAGCAATAACTTGGCTGAATTTCATTTGTGAATGTTTGAGATGTAtctgaaaagcttttattaTTTCATCTAATTTGTTGATTTACTCAAAGTAGATCAAAGTGAGCTGCCAATGTTAGACCGAAATTTACTAAGGGGAAAAGAGAAGTTCCCTGCTGCATTATCATCATTGATCGCATAACCGAGTGTGGCTTAAATCTTTTTCATATTCATGGTTGACATTGCAAAGCTTGTGGAGTTTACATAATCTAATTCTAATTCAAGGAATGACTCGTGCTATTACTCTAGCATACTCTAAAAAGGTCAATCTGCagtgttaaaataaagacagaagtggacagaaagaaacatcacaaacacttCTTAACAGGCGAGTTGTATTACATGTGAACTCGGTGTGAAGATCAGCGTGAATCATGTTTCCTACAACTAAACCCCAACTCACTGGCTTATGTGGAGGGAAAATAAGTTCTAAGAGTGGATGCAgatctgtgtgtttacatgaaatGTGATGTAATCTGTACACTTTTCAGAAGCTTGTTGTGATTCGAGTTAACTAAAGGActttaagaaaaacacagacagcgCAGTAATGTCTAATGTGTACAGTGGCTGCTCTGTACTTGCATGGGTGGGGATGTTTGTACAGTTATGGAGCAGGTGGCAGGTGTAGATGTTTAAATATCTAATGTATTACAACAAGTGGTAGCCTATGGGGTACCTGCACTTATTTGCTCTTAACACCTCATTACTTATGTAAATCAACAATGCAAACATGGGATATTTATTTAACCTCGGTTGTGGGGAATGAATCTGTGTACCAAATGTCTCAGCAATCCACCTAGTAATTCTTtaatatttcactcaaaaccaaaaatgtcaaccttgTGGCGACACCAGAGGAGTCAGGATCAATAGGGAGGGTGAGGAAAGGGATATTCAGTTGGTTGCAACCTGCACCCTACCACTAAATGTCACTACCGGATCCTAAGAAGATAGAACAGTACTGGCTGCACTTGGCACATCTATCAGTATGTGACAAGGTGTATACAGATAAAATTTCTGGTTTACTTACCACAGCTGAACAGAGAGTAAGGCTTTCTGTGCACGAACGGAGGAGGGAGTACAATGAGGAGCAAAGGAATGAATACGAGAACTACATCGAGGAGGAGCGTGATGGTAAGACCTGGATGCAGCTGCTTTCAGTTCCATGTTAAATGctgtcctctttgttttgtctccccCCAACCCTGTCAAAATgcttaaatgacaaaatggcAGACAATCAAAAGCAGAAATGAATTCCAGCTTCTGTGAAATAGACAAAGACattgaatgaaaaagaaaaatggagcaCAGAGATTTTGAATCAATGAAAAGTTCTAGTTTGGTTCTTGAATGAACTTCAATTTAGCCACGAGCCTCTGGGCCACGGCAGAGCGCCTGAAACTGCACACCATATCAAAGCATCCATTTGTGGTCGACCCCAAGCTGACAATCCTtcctgtggctgtctgtgtggTGTGATATAGATGCAGCGACAGCTTCTAAACTAAGAACTGC
This Scatophagus argus isolate fScaArg1 chromosome 22, fScaArg1.pri, whole genome shotgun sequence DNA region includes the following protein-coding sequences:
- the ucmaa gene encoding upper zone of growth plate and cartilage matrix associated a, which produces MSWIRIVVLSLLTTLLVLTFSIVVESAAVRDDSKADPPKGPAQQVFMPESDASNFFKRRSRRSARYYAELQAEQRVRLSVHERRREYNEEQRNEYENYIEEERDEQNERSREINEQLREYHYDGLYPRYYWFH